Proteins co-encoded in one Verrucomicrobiota bacterium genomic window:
- a CDS encoding cbb3-type cytochrome c oxidase subunit I, whose amino-acid sequence MSAEATTPDSLEDHAHDHDHDHELPFWQKYILSTDHKMIGIQYGITAMIFLLIGFFLMMIMRWSIAYPDEPLPGFLQYLLGDNRDYWLANGKITGDYYNMLGAMHGTIMVFLAVVPLGFGAFGNYVMPLQIGAPDMAFPKLNCASYWLYFIGGVMMMLSFFLPTGAAKTGWTFYPPLSTIQDIDVLNVWMTGQTWWLLSMVFLITSSLLGSVNVIVTIINLRAKGLTWMRLPFFVWAMLVAAFLLLLAFPPLEAAAVMQLMDRVAGTSFFMPTGLSVGGELLDYAGGGSPLLYQHLFWFLGHPEVYVLLLPAFACVAEIIPNNTRRPIWGYRSMIYSVIVLGFLSFIVWAHHMYLTGMGSGVSMFFQTTTALISIPSVILLTSLLISLWGGSIRFTMPMVWACAFLPMFGIGGLTGLPLAFNLTDLYLHDTYYVIGHFHYVVAPGILFGLIGGVYYWYPKITGRYMSNFLGHIHFWPSLIAVNVIFAPMFIQGMAGFHRRWYNGGIAYENTNSEYLLWLNELMSWAVWIMAAAQLPFIINVFGSKFFGKKVESDNPWESTTLEWQTPTPPPHGNFIEIPTVYRGPYEYSVPGAEKDFSPQSEMAPEEVPELEGVPEPEGAKV is encoded by the coding sequence ATGAGCGCTGAAGCCACCACACCGGACTCCTTGGAAGATCACGCGCATGATCATGATCACGATCATGAGCTTCCTTTTTGGCAAAAATACATTTTGTCGACCGATCACAAGATGATCGGGATTCAGTATGGCATCACCGCCATGATTTTCCTCTTGATCGGGTTTTTCCTGATGATGATTATGCGCTGGAGCATCGCCTACCCAGACGAGCCGCTTCCGGGCTTCCTCCAGTACCTTTTGGGCGATAACCGGGATTACTGGCTGGCCAACGGGAAAATCACTGGCGACTACTACAACATGCTGGGCGCCATGCACGGCACCATCATGGTCTTTCTGGCGGTGGTGCCTCTGGGCTTCGGGGCCTTTGGGAATTATGTCATGCCGCTCCAGATTGGGGCGCCTGACATGGCCTTTCCCAAGCTGAATTGCGCCAGCTATTGGCTCTATTTCATCGGTGGGGTCATGATGATGCTGAGCTTTTTCCTACCCACGGGGGCGGCCAAGACCGGGTGGACCTTTTATCCGCCGTTGTCGACCATTCAGGACATCGACGTGCTCAACGTCTGGATGACCGGCCAAACCTGGTGGCTGCTCTCGATGGTCTTCCTCATCACCTCGTCTCTCCTCGGTTCGGTCAACGTGATCGTGACCATCATCAATCTCCGGGCTAAGGGCCTCACTTGGATGAGGTTGCCTTTCTTCGTGTGGGCCATGCTGGTGGCGGCCTTTTTGTTGCTCTTGGCCTTCCCTCCCTTGGAAGCGGCCGCCGTCATGCAGCTGATGGACCGAGTGGCGGGGACCAGTTTCTTCATGCCAACCGGTCTGAGCGTCGGAGGAGAACTCCTTGACTATGCGGGTGGGGGAAGCCCGCTCCTTTACCAGCACCTTTTCTGGTTTCTGGGGCATCCAGAGGTCTATGTCCTTCTCCTGCCGGCCTTTGCCTGTGTCGCCGAGATCATCCCCAACAACACTCGCCGTCCGATTTGGGGATATCGCTCGATGATTTACTCAGTGATCGTCCTGGGCTTTTTGAGCTTCATCGTCTGGGCTCACCACATGTATCTCACTGGCATGGGAAGCGGGGTCAGTATGTTTTTCCAGACCACCACGGCTCTGATTTCTATTCCATCGGTCATCTTGTTGACCTCACTTTTGATCTCGCTTTGGGGAGGGTCGATTCGCTTCACCATGCCGATGGTTTGGGCCTGTGCCTTTCTCCCGATGTTTGGGATCGGCGGTCTCACGGGTCTGCCTCTCGCCTTCAATCTAACCGACCTCTACCTCCACGACACCTACTACGTGATCGGCCACTTTCACTACGTGGTGGCGCCGGGGATTCTTTTTGGATTGATCGGTGGAGTCTATTATTGGTATCCCAAAATCACCGGAAGGTATATGAGCAACTTCTTGGGTCACATTCACTTCTGGCCTTCCTTGATCGCGGTCAATGTGATCTTCGCGCCCATGTTCATCCAAGGGATGGCCGGCTTTCACCGGCGTTGGTATAATGGTGGGATCGCCTATGAAAACACCAATTCTGAATACCTTCTCTGGTTGAACGAACTCATGTCGTGGGCGGTCTGGATCATGGCAGCGGCCCAACTACCCTTCATCATCAACGTCTTTGGATCCAAGTTTTTCGGTAAAAAGGTTGAATCCGACAACCCCTGGGAATCCACGACCTTGGAGTGGCAAACACCCACTCCCCCCCCGCATGGGAACTTCATCGAGATTCCCACCGTCTACCGGGGTCCTTACGAATACAGCGTTCCAGGAGCTGAAAAGGACTTCAGTCCGCAAAGTGAGATGGCACCGGAAGAGGTTCCCGAGTTGGAAGGGGTGCCGGAGCCGGAAGGAGCCAAGGTTTGA
- a CDS encoding cytochrome c has translation MSSELLSDSSSEKVDYAENADVTRFHSATAREQPEPTTQEQPMPIWVFALCSLFLLAGGALLGSHTNGFGLDTLSLAGYVPQGPDDGSAVVIEKTDLEKLMATGKQIYTTCAACHAPNGSGNPGGNIPPLAGAEWVSGSTERLALIILNGLNGPIEVMGKTWVNNMASQAAAVNQPAKLAGVMTYIRSEFGGGASPVTEEMAEAAFAVSEQYSGQMTQELLLQIPDSQMLPGTPIDMETGNLVGAGDEGASEAAEGQ, from the coding sequence ATGAGTAGTGAGCTTCTCAGCGATTCTTCGAGTGAAAAAGTGGATTACGCGGAAAATGCCGACGTAACCCGCTTCCACTCGGCCACGGCCCGGGAACAGCCCGAGCCGACGACCCAGGAGCAACCCATGCCGATCTGGGTCTTCGCGCTCTGCTCTCTTTTCCTCTTGGCAGGCGGTGCCCTTCTCGGTTCTCATACCAACGGCTTTGGACTGGATACCCTGAGTCTGGCCGGCTATGTGCCGCAGGGGCCCGATGACGGCTCGGCCGTGGTCATCGAAAAAACGGATCTCGAGAAGCTCATGGCAACCGGCAAGCAGATTTACACTACGTGCGCGGCCTGCCACGCTCCCAACGGTTCGGGCAACCCGGGCGGCAACATTCCGCCTCTGGCGGGGGCGGAGTGGGTCAGTGGATCGACCGAACGCTTGGCGCTCATCATTCTGAACGGTCTCAATGGACCGATCGAGGTCATGGGAAAGACTTGGGTCAATAACATGGCTAGCCAGGCGGCGGCCGTCAACCAACCAGCCAAGTTGGCCGGGGTCATGACCTACATCCGATCCGAATTTGGAGGAGGAGCCAGCCCCGTGACCGAAGAGATGGCGGAGGCCGCCTTCGCCGTTTCGGAGCAGTATAGTGGGCAGATGACCCAGGAACTTTTGCTACAAATCCCGGACAGCCAGATGCTGCCGGGAACGCCGATCGATATGGAGACCGGAAATCTGGTCGGAGCAGGCGACGAGGGTGCGTCCGAGGCCGCCGAAGGTCAGTAA
- a CDS encoding cbb3-type cytochrome c oxidase subunit II — MNLKTFYFGLTLTFGLPWLLFIVFPHFGFSGLAPVAYEIEEEALQSVYPARTMAVVEGGSRVYAQEGCFQCHTQVIRPEYAGTDTWREGWAGSLEEGTIRTTRPRDYLGESYAHFGVQRLGPDLSNVGLRIQDRAWHYRHLYDPRSEVEWSSMPGFRHLFQKRKIQGQPSSEALRFPGELQPEDGFEIVPTERAVALVDYLLALRKDQPIPASLLDSTTLAAQTSE, encoded by the coding sequence ATGAATCTCAAGACGTTCTACTTCGGGCTGACGCTCACCTTCGGGCTTCCTTGGTTGCTCTTCATTGTCTTTCCGCACTTTGGTTTCTCCGGGCTGGCACCGGTGGCTTATGAGATTGAAGAGGAGGCCCTCCAGAGCGTCTATCCGGCCCGGACGATGGCCGTGGTGGAAGGGGGCAGCCGCGTCTATGCCCAAGAGGGCTGTTTCCAATGCCACACCCAGGTCATTCGGCCGGAGTATGCGGGAACCGACACCTGGCGGGAAGGCTGGGCGGGAAGTTTGGAGGAGGGGACGATTCGGACGACTCGTCCGCGAGATTACCTCGGTGAATCCTACGCTCACTTCGGGGTGCAGCGGCTCGGCCCTGACCTTTCTAATGTCGGACTGCGGATCCAGGATCGCGCCTGGCATTATCGGCATCTTTATGACCCTCGGAGTGAGGTCGAATGGTCCAGCATGCCAGGGTTCCGCCACCTCTTCCAGAAGCGTAAAATTCAAGGACAACCGTCCTCTGAAGCCTTACGGTTTCCGGGTGAACTTCAGCCGGAAGACGGCTTCGAAATTGTCCCGACCGAGCGAGCCGTCGCTCTGGTCGATTATCTTCTGGCCTTGAGAAAAGATCAGCCCATTCCAGCATCCCTTCTAGACTCCACCACCCTAGCCGCTCAAACCAGCGAGTAA
- a CDS encoding cbb3-type cytochrome c oxidase subunit I — MSESTASPLSEEAALRAEVDASARWPVLFFLTSGMLWLVVAILLGAWASVKLVFPGFLDVTSLLNYGRLQPMHLAAFIYGWGFNVAFGVIFWMTARLSKVAIRNPISLLVAAGVWNMTVSFGLLGILFGYGSGMELMEFPIGIWPVLIVTQVYLGGQLVAIFRSRRDEKPFVSMWYILGSVFWFPWIAITALLLTEVFPSAAVMNSAVNAWYQSNLLLLWFGSIGLAVAYYLIPKITNKPIHSYSLSFIGFWGIAVLAGWSGMYALNGGPLPVWLPGVSAAAAFIMLIPISVIAVNHHMTAQGRMALVKYSPTLRFTVFGTISFTVLGGVAALMSLFTMSQYAQFTIAKIGYQFLVLYGFFTMVMFGAIYFIVPRLTGREWVSGKMIGFHFLFNAYGTVFMLIVTVIGGIQQGSGAYDRPWKLSHDFVQSYLAMRCVLWLFLLSANAVYFYHLVKLAFVKSEADQGPTLFQKMPSKLKSVVEGQEEPAVEGGTIQA; from the coding sequence ATGAGTGAATCGACCGCCAGCCCTTTGTCTGAAGAAGCCGCTCTCCGCGCTGAAGTGGATGCGTCGGCTCGCTGGCCGGTGCTTTTCTTTCTCACGAGCGGCATGCTCTGGCTAGTGGTGGCGATCTTGCTGGGGGCATGGGCCTCGGTCAAATTGGTCTTCCCCGGCTTTCTCGATGTCACCTCGCTTTTGAATTACGGGCGACTCCAGCCTATGCACTTGGCAGCCTTTATTTATGGCTGGGGATTCAACGTGGCTTTCGGAGTGATCTTTTGGATGACCGCCCGGCTTTCGAAAGTGGCCATTCGCAACCCGATCAGCCTCCTGGTGGCGGCTGGGGTTTGGAACATGACGGTCAGCTTCGGCCTCCTGGGAATCCTTTTCGGCTACGGCAGTGGCATGGAGCTGATGGAATTTCCGATAGGGATCTGGCCGGTTTTGATCGTGACCCAGGTCTATCTGGGCGGGCAGTTGGTGGCCATCTTCCGCAGCCGACGGGATGAAAAGCCCTTCGTTTCCATGTGGTATATTTTGGGGAGCGTTTTTTGGTTTCCCTGGATTGCCATCACGGCCCTCCTTTTGACGGAGGTCTTCCCCAGCGCAGCCGTCATGAATTCGGCGGTCAATGCTTGGTACCAGAGCAATCTGCTTCTCCTGTGGTTTGGCTCGATCGGCTTGGCCGTGGCTTACTACTTGATCCCTAAGATCACCAACAAGCCCATTCACAGCTACAGCCTCTCCTTCATTGGTTTCTGGGGCATTGCGGTCTTGGCTGGTTGGAGTGGCATGTATGCTCTCAATGGAGGGCCGCTCCCGGTCTGGCTGCCCGGGGTGAGTGCGGCGGCGGCCTTCATCATGCTCATCCCGATCAGTGTCATCGCGGTCAATCACCACATGACGGCGCAGGGACGGATGGCGTTGGTGAAATACAGTCCCACTTTGCGATTCACCGTCTTCGGCACGATTTCCTTCACCGTGCTCGGGGGCGTGGCTGCTTTGATGTCTCTCTTCACGATGAGTCAATACGCCCAATTTACGATTGCCAAGATCGGCTACCAATTTCTCGTCCTTTATGGGTTTTTCACGATGGTGATGTTCGGGGCGATCTACTTCATCGTCCCTCGATTGACTGGCCGGGAATGGGTCTCCGGGAAGATGATCGGCTTTCATTTCCTCTTCAACGCCTATGGCACGGTCTTCATGCTGATTGTGACCGTGATCGGGGGAATCCAGCAGGGCTCTGGCGCCTATGATCGGCCTTGGAAATTGTCTCACGACTTTGTCCAGTCCTACCTGGCAATGCGCTGTGTTCTCTGGCTGTTCCTCTTGTCAGCCAATGCGGTCTATTTCTATCACTTGGTGAAATTGGCTTTCGTGAAATCGGAGGCAGATCAGGGGCCGACCCTTTTCCAAAAGATGCCCTCGAAGTTGAAGTCGGTGGTGGAAGGGCAGGAGGAACCAGCGGTCGAGGGAGGGACCATCCAGGCCTGA
- a CDS encoding cytochrome c: MLKNFLIAYALVALLFVGMMGFRGTKDSNRPFMVFNDMDDQYKVKFQDSSDLFADGVGSRRPIETTVPQGLVKAPGLAQEGKVAPEGYTQFSDYYHTGRFGDFWGDGMPIELELSDATMDAFLRRGQERYEVFCTVCHGSDGNAQSVVAQRGFAGIASIHQERLLPGNISDGYLYDVIANGKGLMGKYGDKLNVYDRWAVVAYLRALQKSQRTIYTEVKPEFDSAEQASVE, from the coding sequence ATGCTCAAGAATTTCCTGATCGCCTACGCCTTGGTCGCCCTGCTTTTTGTTGGGATGATGGGCTTTCGTGGCACGAAGGATTCGAACCGTCCCTTCATGGTGTTCAATGACATGGACGACCAATACAAGGTGAAGTTCCAAGACAGCAGCGACCTCTTTGCCGATGGCGTTGGCTCGCGCCGGCCCATTGAAACGACCGTTCCCCAAGGCCTGGTGAAAGCTCCCGGCCTGGCGCAAGAGGGCAAGGTCGCGCCCGAGGGCTATACCCAATTTTCCGACTACTATCACACGGGGCGCTTCGGAGATTTCTGGGGCGATGGAATGCCAATCGAACTGGAGTTAAGCGATGCCACGATGGACGCTTTCTTGCGCAGGGGGCAGGAACGCTACGAGGTCTTTTGCACCGTCTGCCACGGGAGCGACGGGAATGCGCAGAGCGTGGTCGCCCAACGGGGTTTCGCCGGGATCGCCAGCATTCACCAGGAGCGACTTTTGCCGGGGAATATTTCAGATGGGTATCTCTACGATGTCATCGCAAACGGGAAGGGCTTGATGGGCAAGTATGGCGACAAGCTGAATGTTTATGATCGCTGGGCGGTGGTGGCCTACTTGCGGGCGCTCCAGAAGAGCCAGCGGACAATTTACACCGAGGTGAAGCCCGAGTTCGACAGCGCCGAACAGGCCTCAGTGGAGTAA
- a CDS encoding DUF3341 domain-containing protein, with amino-acid sequence MSEPLKKAYGYLARFESPKAVYQAAMKVRDRGFKRWDVYSPFPIHGMDDAMGLSRSKIPWVVFFGGMAGTATGILLQYLTQVVIYPTIVQAKPANIFTIPAFFPVIFELTILLSAFTTLFSLLGFTRLPYMNHPLFTSAQFKKATDDGLFIAIEAVDGEFHEEETRTFLEEIGGQDIELVEDEV; translated from the coding sequence GTGAGTGAACCCTTAAAAAAAGCTTATGGCTACCTGGCGCGCTTTGAGAGCCCCAAGGCAGTCTACCAAGCTGCCATGAAGGTCCGGGACCGGGGCTTCAAGCGATGGGATGTCTACTCCCCTTTTCCCATTCACGGGATGGACGACGCCATGGGCCTGAGCCGTTCCAAGATTCCCTGGGTGGTGTTCTTCGGCGGCATGGCGGGCACCGCCACGGGCATCTTGCTGCAATACCTCACTCAAGTGGTGATTTATCCCACCATCGTCCAGGCCAAGCCCGCCAACATTTTCACGATCCCGGCCTTCTTCCCCGTCATTTTCGAACTCACCATTTTGCTCTCGGCTTTCACCACGCTCTTCAGTCTCTTGGGATTCACGCGGCTTCCGTATATGAATCACCCGCTGTTCACCTCAGCCCAGTTCAAGAAGGCCACCGATGATGGCTTGTTCATCGCGATCGAAGCGGTCGATGGAGAGTTTCACGAAGAAGAGACCCGCACCTTTCTCGAGGAAATCGGGGGCCAAGATATCGAACTAGTGGAGGACGAGGTCTAA
- the nrfD gene encoding NrfD/PsrC family molybdoenzyme membrane anchor subunit, translating to MYIDSGNSNVVIEKLPREPLILNNRSMSWITNRICGVVEKPQPIWWWFVFIPSAIIAAIGVVGGLTYLVSTGVGVWGNSNTTMWGWPIVNFVFWIGIGHAGTLISAILFLTRQNWRTSINRAAEAMTIFAVMCAGIYPAFHVGRVWLAWFLAPIPNSNWIWQNFKSPLLWDVFAVSTYFTVSAIFWVLGMVPDLATIRDRATGKFRKLFYGIAALGWRGGNRQWSHYEMAYLLLAGLSTPLVLSVHTIVSFDFATSVVPGWHTTIFPPYFVAGAIFGGFAMVLTLMIPARALYGLEDLITMKHIDNMAKIIVMTGSIVGYAYLMELWVALVYGGNKFEYDAFFLRATGPYAWAYWTMMACNVVAPQFFWVRSCRKNLLLVMCVCMCVNVGMWFERFVIIVTTLPRMWFPGEWQMYEQSWVDTGMFIGTIGMFMSLFLLFLRFLPCINIAEVKWTLPEANVHLGDDEEEGVAVLESEPNSTY from the coding sequence ATGTATATCGATTCCGGAAATTCCAATGTGGTGATTGAGAAGCTCCCTCGCGAGCCGCTCATTCTCAACAACCGGTCCATGTCCTGGATCACCAATCGGATCTGCGGAGTGGTCGAAAAGCCGCAGCCGATTTGGTGGTGGTTTGTCTTCATCCCTTCGGCCATCATCGCCGCCATCGGAGTGGTGGGGGGGCTGACCTACCTCGTCAGCACCGGAGTGGGAGTCTGGGGGAACAGCAACACCACCATGTGGGGCTGGCCCATTGTGAACTTTGTCTTTTGGATTGGGATTGGCCACGCTGGCACCCTCATTTCCGCGATCCTCTTCCTCACCAGGCAGAACTGGCGGACGTCCATCAACCGGGCGGCTGAGGCCATGACGATCTTCGCCGTCATGTGCGCCGGCATCTACCCGGCCTTCCACGTGGGCCGGGTCTGGTTGGCTTGGTTCCTGGCGCCCATCCCGAACTCCAATTGGATTTGGCAGAACTTCAAGTCCCCGCTGCTTTGGGACGTCTTCGCGGTCTCCACCTACTTCACCGTCTCGGCCATTTTCTGGGTTCTCGGGATGGTGCCCGACCTGGCGACCATTCGCGACCGGGCCACGGGCAAGTTCCGCAAGCTTTTCTACGGCATCGCTGCCCTCGGTTGGCGGGGGGGCAATCGGCAGTGGAGCCACTATGAAATGGCCTATCTCCTCCTGGCAGGACTCTCCACGCCCTTGGTCTTGTCCGTTCACACGATCGTGTCCTTCGACTTCGCGACCTCGGTCGTGCCTGGTTGGCACACCACGATCTTCCCGCCCTACTTTGTGGCCGGGGCCATCTTCGGTGGCTTTGCCATGGTCTTGACGCTCATGATTCCGGCCCGGGCGCTCTACGGTCTCGAAGACCTCATTACGATGAAGCACATCGACAACATGGCGAAGATCATCGTCATGACGGGCTCCATCGTGGGCTACGCCTACCTCATGGAGCTGTGGGTGGCTCTGGTGTATGGTGGGAACAAGTTTGAGTATGACGCCTTCTTTCTCCGGGCCACCGGTCCTTACGCCTGGGCTTACTGGACGATGATGGCCTGCAACGTAGTCGCGCCGCAATTTTTCTGGGTGCGATCGTGTCGCAAGAATCTCCTCCTCGTGATGTGTGTTTGTATGTGCGTGAACGTGGGCATGTGGTTTGAGCGTTTTGTCATCATCGTGACCACCTTGCCGCGGATGTGGTTCCCGGGGGAATGGCAAATGTATGAGCAGTCCTGGGTCGATACCGGGATGTTCATCGGCACCATCGGGATGTTCATGTCGCTCTTCCTGCTCTTTCTCCGCTTCCTGCCCTGTATCAACATTGCCGAGGTCAAATGGACCCTGCCGGAGGCCAATGTGCACTTGGGGGACGATGAAGAAGAGGGCGTGGCCGTCCTCGAATCCGAGCCGAACTCCACCTACTGA